From the genome of Orcinus orca chromosome 5, mOrcOrc1.1, whole genome shotgun sequence, one region includes:
- the YBEY gene encoding endoribonuclease YbeY isoform X1 produces the protein MSLVVRNLQRAVPLRRARLREKVQAVRRALGVQRFDLGVVCVDNRKIQQINRIYRDKNTPTDVLSFPFYENLKAGDIPQPEFPDDYNLGDIFLGVEYIFQHCKENEDYYDILTVTATHGLCHLLGFTHSTEAEWQKMYQKEKQVLEELSRYTGTRLQPLSRDLF, from the exons ATGAGCTTGGTTGTGAGGAACCTGCAGCGGGCGGTGCCCCTGAGGCGGGCGCGGCTCCGCGAGAAGGTGCAGGCGGTGCGGAGAGCCCTGGGGGTGCAGAGGTTCGACCTGGGGGTCGTCTGTGTCGACAACAGAAAGATTCAGCAGATTAATAGAATCTACAGAGACAAAAATACCCCAACAGATGtgctttcctttccattttacgAG AACCTGAAAGCAGGGGACATTCCGCAGCCTGAGTTTCCAGACGACTATAATTTAGGAGACATCTTCCTGGGAGTGGAGTATATCTTCCAGCACTGCAAAGAGAATGAAGATTACTATGACATCCTGACT GTGACTGCCACCCACGGGCTCTGTCACCTGCTGGGCTTCACACACAGCACGGAGGCCGAGTGGCAGAAG atgtaccagaaggagaagcagGTTCTCGAGGAGCTGAGCAGGTACACAGGGACCAGGCTTCAGCCCCTGAGCAGGGACCTCTTCTGA
- the YBEY gene encoding endoribonuclease YbeY isoform X2, which yields MSLVVRNLQRAVPLRRARLREKVQAVRRALGVQRFDLGVVCVDNRKIQQINRIYRDKNTPTDVLSFPFYENLKAGDIPQPEFPDDYNLGDIFLGVEYIFQHCKENEDYYDILTMYQKEKQVLEELSRYTGTRLQPLSRDLF from the exons ATGAGCTTGGTTGTGAGGAACCTGCAGCGGGCGGTGCCCCTGAGGCGGGCGCGGCTCCGCGAGAAGGTGCAGGCGGTGCGGAGAGCCCTGGGGGTGCAGAGGTTCGACCTGGGGGTCGTCTGTGTCGACAACAGAAAGATTCAGCAGATTAATAGAATCTACAGAGACAAAAATACCCCAACAGATGtgctttcctttccattttacgAG AACCTGAAAGCAGGGGACATTCCGCAGCCTGAGTTTCCAGACGACTATAATTTAGGAGACATCTTCCTGGGAGTGGAGTATATCTTCCAGCACTGCAAAGAGAATGAAGATTACTATGACATCCTGACT atgtaccagaaggagaagcagGTTCTCGAGGAGCTGAGCAGGTACACAGGGACCAGGCTTCAGCCCCTGAGCAGGGACCTCTTCTGA
- the C5H21orf58 gene encoding uncharacterized protein C21orf58 homolog: MLDSSVADRLTRLTLKLLEKKLKQEREDVEVDSEDPQLTPGNEDGPEAALRSALRMRKDLLQRLWEQHLLEEVSRARAWRGLDGGARGSVLPPEVRPVGVHPAVSPAPPTPDPPQITQHPAPPPPTTIIQQLPQQPLIAQIPPPQAFPTQQSGSVKEDMVEMMLMQSAQMHQILMQNLMLRALPPSALAPAPLRLPPQEPRGGAGSPGAAGGPLKRPGVCHAEDPQWARPAVLRAKRQKPPSVCHHHHYAPPAPLQASPTPGSPAGYSTWPPVVSATALPPAASFLPTVWHVAHPSVAALGTAVSDGVLPTQTPGL; encoded by the exons AAGCTGAAGCAAGAGCGCGAGGATGTGGAAGTGGATTCTGAGGACCCCCAGCTCACGCCCG GAAATGAGGACGGGCCAGAGGCCGCCCTGCGGAGCGCTCTGAGGATGAGGAAGGACCTTCTGCAGAGACTCTGG GAACAGCACCTCCTGGAAGAGGTCTCCCGGGCCCGCGCCTGGAGGGGGCTGGACGGAGGAGCCCGTGGGTCAGTGCTGCCCCCAGAGGTGCGCCCCGTGGGTGTCCACCCCGCTGTCTCCCCGGCCCCACCCACCCCGGACCCACCGCAGATCACCCAACACCCA gcacccccacctcccaccaccatCATCCAGCAGCTGCCTCAGCAGCCACTCATCGCACAGatcccccctccccaggccttccCCACTCAGCAGTCAGGAAGCGTCAAGGAAG ACATGGTGGAGATGATGCTGATGCAGAGCGCACAGATGCACCAGATCCTCATGCAGAACCTGATGCTCAGAGCCCTGCCCCCATCAGCACTCGCGCCCGCCCCCCTGCGCCTCCCCCCACAG GAACCACGTGGAGGGGCGGGGAGCCCAGGAGCAGCCGGGGGCCCGCTGAAACGCCCTGGTGTGTGTCATGCTGAGGACCCGCAGTGGGCTCGCCCCGCCGTCCTGCGAGCCAAGAGGCAGAAGCCGCCCTCTgtgtgccaccatcaccactacgCGCCCCCAGCCCCGCTGCAGGCCAGCCCCACTCCTGGCTCCCCGGCGGGTTACTCCACGTGGCCCCCGGTGGTCTCCGCCActgccctccctcctgctgccagCTTCCTGCCCACCGTGTGGCACGTGGCCCATCCCTCAGTGGCCGCCCTTGGCAC GGCTGTGTCCGACGGCGTCCTGCCCACACAGACTCCAGGCCTGTGA